The genome window TTTTCAagcctctctgatcctcagtAACCATACCTACAAAACACAGAATAATAACATCTATCTCATAGAGCTATTGTACATGACATAATACATGAAAATGCTCTGTACATTGTCAGTACTCAACAAATGCTATTATAATTATTACCACTATCATCATCACTTATGTAGGttatggcagttcagttcagttcagttgctcagtcgtgtccgactccctgcgaccccatgaatgccagcacgccaggcctccctgtccatcaccaactcccggagttcactcagactcacgcccatcgagccagtgatgtcatccagccatctcatcctctgtcgtccccttctcctcctgcccccaatccctcccagcatcagagtcttttccaaagggtcaactcttcacatgaggtggccaaagtactggagtttcagctttagcatcattccttccaaagaaatcccggggctgatctccttcagaatggactggttggatctccttgcagtccaagggactctcaagagtcttctccaacaccacagttcaaatgcatcaattcttcagctctcagccttcttcacagtccaactctcacattcacacatgactattggaaaaactgtagccttgactagacggaccttagtcggcaaagtaatgtctctgcttttgaatatactatctaggttggtcataacttttcttccacggagtgtAGCTTTCTCTTAACTGGTCGTCCACTTACAATGTTGCCCCCTTAATCCATTTCCTACAGAACAATTACAATAACTTGGATAAACATAAATCTGATCCCTTTCCTAAAGTGCTTTAATGTGCTCCCAATGCTCTTAGCATATTCCTAAATAATACATTAACATCATTCATTgatatgttcattcattcaaataaatattgaatgtcTAATATAAATCCAGCAACTTAGGTGTTGAGAATACAATGGTAATATGAAAGAACTGATCTCTGCCCTCGTGGACAAGCTATTTGGggacacaaatataaaataagcaaataaaatgtaaatatgaatTAGAGTATTGCTTAAGATAGCTTATAGATACTGCAATCTCAATGCTTGCTTCTAAAACTTGATCTCAAATTCCTCTTTCCCTGTTTACAACACTATGGCCAGACTGGTctggaaaatttttcattttctccagtaAATAGTGTTTGCAAATGTTAAAACCCCTACTTGGAACAATACTCTTACCCATCAACTGACTTAAACTCCTGTTCATGCTTTTGGTTTTagcttaaatgtcacttcctcagaaAGACTTTCCCAGATTAATCACTTTTGAATTAGGTTCTCCTACTTCattattcttatttcattttttttttttaacaccaaaaccactttgtattggagtatagccaattaacaatgttgtgatagtttcaggtgaatagtgaagggacatagtcatacatatacatgtttatgTTCTCCCCTAAACACCActgccatccaggctggcacataacattgagcagagttccatgtgctatacaatcggtttttgttggttatctattttaaatatagcagtgtgtacatgaccttcccaaagtcttcaactatcccttccccctggcaaccatgagtttgttttctaagtctgtgagtctccatctgttttgtaagtaagttcatttgtataattgctttttagattccacatataaggaatgtcatatgatatttctctttctctgtctggcttacttcactcagtatgacgctctctaggtccatccatgttgttggaaAATGACCTCATTTcattctaatggctgagtaatattccattatgtgtgtgtgtgtgtgtaaatatacataCTACATCTTCTCcattcattcctctgtcaatggagatttgggctgtttccatgtcttggccattgtaaacagtgctgcaatgaacattggggagcatgtatctttttgggtcatatttttctctgaatatatgcccagcagtgggattgcagggtcactggtagctctatttttagtcttttaggGAGcatccatattgttctccatagtggctgtaccaatttacattcccaccaacagtgcagaagggttcccatttctccacaccctcttgagcatttgttgtttgtggatttttttatgatagccattctgattggtgtgaggtgatatctcattatggctttgatttgcatctctctaataactagcaattttgaacatctttccacgtgcctattggccatctgtatgtccttttGATGAAATGTCTATTtcagtcttctgcccatttcttgAGTGgactgtttgttttgatgctattaaGTGTCATAAACTGTAAATTTTGGAGAGTAATCCtttatcagtcacatcatttgcaaatattttctcccattctgtgggttttgttgttgttgtttatgtaaaaacttttgagtttaagtaggtcccatttgtttatttttgcttttattttcattattctggcagatggattaaaaaaaagattttgctgtgatttatgtcagagattgTTCTGCATATGCTTTCCTCTCAGAGAAAATTTTATAATGTCTGGTctaatatttaggtctttaactgattttgagcttattttgtgtatggagttaaggaatgatataatttcattcttttacatgtggctgtccagttttcccagcacaattttttgaagagactgtctgtctaacattgtgtagtcttgcctcctttgtcatagattaagtgACTATAGGTGCGTGgacttatttctgggttttctatcctattccattatcgatatttctatttttgtgccagtaccatactgttttgatgattgtagttttgtagtatagtctgaagaaAGGGCGCCTGATTCCTCCAGtatgagttttctttttcaaaattgctttgggtattcagagtcttttgtgtttccatacaaattttaaggtttttttttgttgttgttgttgttctggttccatgaaaaatgtcattggtaactTGACAGGGATTGTGTTAAATATGTAGGTTGCCTTGGGtactatagtcattttgacaatattgattcttccaatccatgaacatggtatatctttccatttgtttatgtcctctttgatttctttcaaaagcatcttatagttttcagagtacaggtctatTGTCTctttagataggtttattcctaggtattttattctttgtgatgCAATGGTTAATGGAATTGCttattgaatttctctttctgatatttcactgttagtgtgtagaaatgcaacagacttctgtgcattaattttttaactgttcagttcagttcagttgctcagtcgtgcctgactatttgccaccccatgaaccgtgctacaccaggcccccctgtccatcatcaactcctggagtccacccaaacccatgtccattgtgtcggtgatgtcatctaaccatctcatcctctgttgtccccttctcctgcactcaatctttcccagcatcagggtcttttcaaatgagtcagctcttcgcatgaggtggccaaagtattggagtttcagcttcaaaatcagtcccttcaatgaacacccaggactgatctcctttaggatggactggttggcgcGCGCGGCGGCGTTTGAATGGCCGTTCCTGGATCTCGGCCGGGGAGCCGAGGGATAGTCTGTGCTGCCGGGCGCAGTCGGTCAGCGCCTGGGCTGAGCGGAGGCGCCGGGGTACCATGAGGCGCCGGTATTTAAGAGATTATGGCATCTGAAACCCACAATGTTAAAAAACGCAACTTTTGTAATAATACTGAGGATCATTCCATTGATCTTCCTAGAAAAAGGATCTCTAATTTCACTAATAAGAACATGAAGGAGGTTAAGAAATCTCCAAAACAGTTGGCTGCTTACATAACTAGAACAGTTGGACAAGCTGTGAAAAGCCCAGATAAACTACGTAAGGTGATCTATAGAAGAAAGAAAGTTCATCATCCTATTCAAAATCCTTGTTACAGAAAAAAGCAGTCCCCTAAAAGTGGGGGCTGTGTCAtggcaaataaagaaaatgaactggCTTGTGCAGGGCACCTCCCTGAAAAATTACGGCATGAGAGTCGAACATATTTGATTAACTCCAGTGATTCTGGTTCTTCACAGACAGAAAGCCCATCATCAAAATATAGTGGCTTTTTTTCTGAGGTTTCTCAGGACCATGAAACAATGGCACAGGTTTTGTTCAGCAGGAATTTGAGACTGAATGTAGCTTTAACTTTCTGGAGAAAGAGAAGTATTAGTGAACTTGTAGCATATTTAGTAAGGATAGAGGACCTTGGAGTTGTGGTAGATTGCCTTCCCGTGCTCACCAATAGTTTACAGGAGGAAAAACAGTATATCTCACTTGGCTGCTGTGTAGATTTGTTGCCTCTAGTAAAGTCACTACTTAAAAGCAGATTTGAAGAATATATAATAGTTGGTTTAAACTGGCTTCAAGCAGTCATAAAAAGGTGGTGGTCAGAACTATCATCCAAAACAGAAGTTGTGAACGATGGaaatattcagattttaaaacaGCAATTAAGTGGGTTGTGGGAGCAGGAAAACCATCTTACTTTGGTTCCAGGATATACTGGTAATATAGCCAAGGATGTAGATGCTTATTTATTACAGTTGCATTGAAAGACTTCATCTATAGCATTTGGCTATTCAAAACATCCTTGGACTATATGATTTCCCCAAAAATATCTCATCTGAGAACTGTGAACTATGGAAGAAATCAAaaccattttttcctttaaagaaacgTATGATGAAACCACTAATGAAATGCTACCGATCTGCTTCACATTGAAGTGGAAAAGATCCAAAAGgagcagcttcagcttcaatgaGGTGAAAGTGCACTACGGAGATTGTTCACCTCTGCTGCGTTTGGGATTTATATGGTTATATGGTAACATTGTTTAAGAACTACTGGGTCTTAATGCAATCCTGCATAAGAATATAATTTATACTATGTGAAAAATAAGACAGGACTTATTACTAGGAATCACAGAGACCAATCATCATTACTTTTTTTAAGATTGTGTTTTATAAGAAAACACTTATATGTGTGCAGCTACTATTTTCTTAtgttgaaaagactttgaaaGTTTAAACCATTATAGCAAATAATCAGTACTAAAAGTTTTTTGTTCACACTGAGATACTGTGTATGCAAAATGCCTTAATTATTAATAAGCCAATGTGTATGATAACAATAtctgtttaagaaaattaaaagcaacCATGCTTCTGGCATGATAAAATCATGGAATTAAATCAGGGGTTTCCATTTATGTAGAATGTTGTTTAAACTTATTCTACACCATTCTTAAAACTTGAGAATATTtttagtatctctgattttttttttttttttgccagaatcatatcatgtatgtatgtatgtgttactCCTATATATAAGAAAAAGGCGAATCTGTATTTGTATGAATGCTTAACTGGAAATGTCTATGGAATTGactaatttatattcactttttattgtatatagatttctgatattttcagttctgtatcatttaaagttttcttCATTTGAGTAAATTgactaaatatttctaaaaaaaaaaaaaaaaaaaaaaggatggactggttggatctccttgcagtccaaaggactctcaagagtcttctccaacaccacagttcaaaagcatcaattcttcggcactcagctttctttatagtccaactctcacatccatacatgaccactggaaaaaccatagtcttgagtagacggacctttgttggcaaagtaatgtctctgctttttaatatgctgtctaggttgctcataactttcttttcaaggagcaagggtcttttaatttcatggctgcaatcaccatctgcagtgatttgggagcccagaaaaataaagtcagccactgtttccccatctatttgccatgaaatgatgggactggatgccatgatcttcattttctgaatgttgttttaagccaactttttcactcttttctttcattttaatcaagaggctctttagttcttcttcactttctgtcataaaagtggtatcatctgcatatctgaagttattgatatttctcccggcaatcttgattccatccagcttgtgcttcctccagcccagcatttctcatgatgtactctgcatagaagttaaataagaagggtgacaatatacagccttgatgtactccttttcctatttagaagcagtctgttgtttcatgtccagttctaactgttgcttcctgacctgtatacagatttctcaagaggcaggtcaggtggtctggtattcccatctctttcagaattttccacagtttattgtgatccacacagtcaaatgctttggcatagtcaataaagcagaaataggttttttttctggaactctcttgctttttcaatgatccagcagatgttggcaatttgatctctggttgtaACTGAAACTTTACCAAATTTATTGATGGGTTCTCGTAGTTCTCTGATAGCATCTTTAGAGTtgtctatgtatagtatcatgtcatctgcaaacaatgacagtttagcttcttttccaatttggattccctttgcttctttttcttttctgattgctatagctaggacttccaaaactatgttgaataaaagcagTGAGAGTGGATGCCCTTGTCTTATTGCTGATCCTTgaaggaatgctttcagcttttcgccactgagtatgatgctagctgtaggtttgtcatatatagactgtattatattgaggtatattccctctatgcccactttctggagaatttttattataattgggtgctgaattttgtcaaaagcctttcctgcatctactgagataatcatatggtttttattcttcaatttgttaatatggtgtatcactttgattgatttgtgaatattgaaaaaTACCCCATATTCTCTTCATAGCACCTGGATTTCTATTCCTTTATAACATTGTTTCTCTATCCCCACCTCATGTATTACCATCATCTAGTGCATTTCCTAGAACAAGATTaccattaaaaaatgcttattgaGTGAATGACTATCTTTGTAACCCTGAta of Capricornis sumatraensis isolate serow.1 chromosome 14, serow.2, whole genome shotgun sequence contains these proteins:
- the LOC138090841 gene encoding KATNB1-like protein 1, which produces MASETHNVKKRNFCNNTEDHSIDLPRKRISNFTNKNMKEVKKSPKQLAAYITRTVGQAVKSPDKLRKVIYRRKKVHHPIQNPCYRKKQSPKSGGCVMANKENELACAGHLPEKLRHESRTYLINSSDSGSSQTESPSSKYSGFFSEVSQDHETMAQVLFSRNLRLNVALTFWRKRSISELVAYLVRIEDLGVVVDCLPVLTNSLQEEKQYISLGCCVDLLPLVKSLLKSRFEEYIIVGLNWLQAVIKRWWSELSSKTEVVNDGNIQILKQQLSGLWEQENHLTLVPGYTGNIAKDVDAYLLQLH